A genome region from Setaria italica strain Yugu1 chromosome III, Setaria_italica_v2.0, whole genome shotgun sequence includes the following:
- the LOC101777405 gene encoding histone deacetylase HDT2 has protein sequence MEFWGLEVKPGTTVKCEPGEGYILHLSQAALGESKKSDNALMYVKVDDQKLAIGTLSLDKYPQIQFDLVFDKEFELSHTSKAASVFFSGYKVEQPGEGDEMDFDSEEDEDEEEELENPVIKANGKAGAKEDQKSQGKAGAAASKSSAAVKDVEMKSKDDDDSDEDETDDSDDDDLSAAEGDDDDSSDEGDSSEDDEDSEEEEEETPTPKKPEGGKKRAAENALKTPVSDKKAKVATPSGQKTGGKKGVTHVATPHPAKKTPANNDKSKEKSPKSGGSVPCKSCSKTFNSEMALQAHSKAKHGAK, from the exons atggAGTTCTGGG GTCTTGAAGTCAAGCCTGGAACCACTGTTAAGTGTGAGCCTGGTGAAGGCTATATCCTGCACCTTTCCCAG GCTGCTCTTGGGGAATCAAAGAAAAGTGACAATGCTTTGATGTATGTCAAGGTTGATGATCAGAAGCTAGCCATTGGTACCCTGTCACTTGACAAATACCCCCAAATCCAATTTGATTTGGTATTTGACAAAGAGTTTGAGCTGTCACACACCTCAAAAGCTGCCAGTGTGTTCTTCTCTGGTTACAAGGTTGAGCAACCTGGTGAGGGAGATGA AATGGATTTTGAttctgaagaagatgaag atgaggaggaagagctggaaAATCCAGTAATCAAGGCAAATG GCAAAGCTGGAGCAAAGGAGGATCAGAAAAGTCAAGGGAAGGCAGGGGCTGCAGCTTCAAAATCAAGTGCTGCTGTAAAGGATGTTGAAATGAAAAGCAAGGATGATGATGACAGTGATGAGGATGAGACtgatgattctgatgatgatgatttatCTGCTGCGGAAGGCGATGATGAT GACTCTAGCGATGAGGGTGATTCCagtgaggatgatgaggacagtgaagaggaggaggaagaaactcCAACTCCCAAGAAG CCAGAGGGAGGCAAGAAGAGAGCAGCCGAGAATGCTCTGAAAACACCCGTTTCTGATAAGAAAGCGAAGGTCGCCACACCGTCTGGCCAAAAGACAG GTGGCAAGAAGGGTGTTACCCATGTGGCAACTCCACACCCAGCAAAAAAGACCCCTGCGAACAATGACAAGTCTAaggagaagtccccgaaatccGGTGGTTCTGTACCGTGCAAATCATGCAGCAA GACATTCAACAGCGAGATGGCTCTGCAGGCTCACTCCAAGGCCAAGCATGGCGCTAAGTGA
- the LOC105914106 gene encoding uncharacterized protein LOC105914106 yields MEMRKKEAGMEMVWGRRRAAPPPEEDDEVERSRSAKAKNDPLSVYEATLLKLRHGSVQAFTAAQPDDGTNGGGDDGAAGAQSKEAN; encoded by the exons ATGGAGATGCGGAAGAAGGAAGCGGGCATGGAAATGGTTTGGGGTCGTCGGCGTGCTGCGCCTCCGccggaggaagacgacgaggtCGAGAGGTCCAGATCCGCCAAGGCCAAGAACGACCCCCTCTCCGTCTACG aGGCCACACTGCTGAAGCTGCGACATGGCTCGGTACAAGCTTTTACAGCGGCCCAGCCGGATGATGGCACGAATGGAGGCGGTGATGATGGAGCTGCTGGTGCTCAAAGCAAGGAAGCAAACTAA
- the LOC101776573 gene encoding reticulon-like protein B12: MDARITGGGGTCVVGEFVWDVVLWRRGRADVSACLLAATAASWLLFYGAGRGYTALSVASDVLLLLLTVLFLWAKAARLLNRPAPPVPEMRVPQHAVDEAAALLRAALDAVLSGFHDIATGRDSVLFCQTFLCLWAVSIVGSLTDFPTFCYTSIVAALTLPALYQKYQECVDTYMKFAYLNLRMYEKVYERFSMKCFIRVRDWVMEILKDP, from the exons ATGGATGCTCGgatcaccggcggcggcgggacatGCGTCGTCGGAGAATTTG TGTGGGACGTGGTGCTGTGGCGCCGTGGCCGCGCCGACGTCAGCGCCTGCCTGCTGGCGGCGACCGCCGCCTCCTGGCTGCTCTTCTACGGCGCGGGCCGCGGCTACACCGCGCTCTCCGTCGCCTCCGACGTGCTGTTGCTCCTCCTGACGGTGCTCTTCCTCTGGGCCAAGGCCGCGCGCCTCCTCAACAGGCCGGCGCCCCCCGTCCCGGAGATGCGCGTCCCGCAGCACGCcgtggacgaggcggcggcgctgctgcgcgCCGCACTCGACGCCGTCCTCTCCGGCTTCCACGACATCGCCACGGGCAGGGACTCGGTTCTCTTCTGCCAGACCTTCCTTTGCCTGTGGGCCGTCTCGATCGTCGGCAGCCTCACCGACTTCCCCACCTTCTGCTATACGA GTATCGTGGCTGCTCTGACCCTCCCGGCATTGTACCAGAAATACCAAGAATGCGTCGACACATACATGAAGTTTGCCTACCTGAACCTGCGCATGTACGAGAAGGTGTACGAGAGGTTCTCCATGAAATGCTTCATAAGGGTCAGGGATTGGGTCATGGAGATACTCAAGGATCCATGA